A DNA window from Arachis duranensis cultivar V14167 chromosome 3, aradu.V14167.gnm2.J7QH, whole genome shotgun sequence contains the following coding sequences:
- the LOC107478824 gene encoding deoxyribodipyrimidine photo-lyase isoform X2 yields MASAASLMSLQPGRIRTLKEGSKAGLGAGMGPVVYWMFRDQRVKDNWALIHAVHQANKSNVPVAVVFNLFDQFLGAKSRHLGFMLRGLRRVSDQLHQTLQIPFFLLRGEAEETVPKFLSECGASMLVTDFSPLREVRRCKEEICKKVNESLTVHEVDAHNIVPLWVASEKLEYSAKTIRGKINKKLSEYLIDFPTIEPQTRKWTITKNHSVDWDDLIADILRKGTEVPEVNWCEPGEDAAMEVLMGSKNGFLTKRLRNYSADRNNPCKPTALSGLSPYLHFGQISAQRCALEARKLRSSCPQAIDAFLEELIVRRELADNFCFYQLHYDSLQGAWEWARKTLLDHAADKREHTYSKEQLEKAQTADPLWNASQLEMVHYGKMHGFMRMYWAKKILEWTSGPEEALEISIYLNNKYELDGRDPSGYVGCMWSICGVHDQGWRERPVFGKIRYMNYAGCKRKFDVDGYIAHVKKLVGEMRKRKAEDLPSQNEKAPRCL; encoded by the exons ATGGCTTCTGCAGCATCTCTAATGTCATTGCAACCGGGTCGAATTCGAACCCTCAAAGAAGGATCCAAAGCTGGTTTGGGAGCAGGTATGGGTCCTGTTGTGTACTGGATGTTCAGAGATCAACGGGTCAAAGATAATTGGGCTCTCATCCACGCTGTTCATCAGGCCAACAAGTCCAACGTCCCTGTTGCCGTTGTTTTTAATCTCTTCGATCAGTTTCTAGGCGCCAAGTCCCGCCATTTAGGGTTTATGCTCAGGGGCTTGCGCCGTGTCTCCGATCAACTGCACCAAACCCTTCAAATCCCCTTCTTCTTGCTTAGG GGAGAAGCAGAGGAAACAGTGCCAAAGTTTCTTAGTGAATGTGGAGCTTCTATGTTGGTGACAGACTTTTCACCCTTGCGGGAAGTGAGGAGGTGCAAAGAAGAGATTTGTAAGAAGGTGAATGAATCGCTTACCGTACATGAAGTGGATGCTCACAACATTGTGCCCCTATGGGTGGCCTCTGAGAAATTGGAGTATAGTGCTAAGACAATTAGGggaaagataaacaaaaagcTTTCTGAGTATCTGATTGATTTTCCTACCATTGAGCCTCAAACTAGGAAATGGACCATCACCAAGAATCACTCCGTTGACTGGGATGATCTCATTGCTGATATCTTAAG GAAAGGAACAGAGGTTCCTGAGGTCAATTGGTGTGAGCCCGGGGAAGATGCTGCAATGGAAGTATTGATGGGAAGTAAAAATGGATTCTTGACTAAAAGGTTAAGAAATTATTCGGCAGATCGAAACAACCCTTGCAAACCCACTGCCCTTTCTGGTTTATCTCCCTATTTGCATTTTGGACAGATATCTGCTCAGCGATGTGCTTTGGAAGCTCGGAAGCTGCGCTCTTCATGTCCTCAG GCAATTGATGCTTTCTTGGAGGAGTTGATTGTTCGGCGAGAACTTGCTGATAACTTTTGCTTCTATCAACTGCATTATGATTCATTGCAAGGAGCCTGGGAGTGGGCTCGTAAGACCCTATTGGATCATGCCGCTGATAAGCGAGAACATACATATTC GAAGGAGCAATTGGAGAAGGCCCAAACTGCTGATCCT CTTTGGAATGCTTCTCAGTTGGAGATGGTTCACTATGGAAAGATGCATGGTTTTATGCG CATGTATTGGGCAAAGAAGATACTCGAATGGACAAGTGGACCTGAAGAAGCCCTTGAAATATCCATATATTTAAACAACAAG TATGAACTGGATGGGAGGGATCCTAGTGGTTATGTTGGTTGCATGTGGTCAATATGCGGGGTTCATGATCAG GGTTGGAGAGAGCGGCCTGTTTTCGGAAAAATTCGATATATGAACTATGCAGGCTGCAAAAGAAAATTTGACGTTGATGGATACATTGCACATGTCAAGAAATTAGTTGGCGAGATGCGGAAGAGAAAGGCTGAGGACTTGCCATCCCAAAATGAGAAAGCACCCCGTTGTTTATAG
- the LOC107478824 gene encoding deoxyribodipyrimidine photo-lyase isoform X1 — translation MASAASLMSLQPGRIRTLKEGSKAGLGAGMGPVVYWMFRDQRVKDNWALIHAVHQANKSNVPVAVVFNLFDQFLGAKSRHLGFMLRGLRRVSDQLHQTLQIPFFLLRGEAEETVPKFLSECGASMLVTDFSPLREVRRCKEEICKKVNESLTVHEVDAHNIVPLWVASEKLEYSAKTIRGKINKKLSEYLIDFPTIEPQTRKWTITKNHSVDWDDLIADILSRKGTEVPEVNWCEPGEDAAMEVLMGSKNGFLTKRLRNYSADRNNPCKPTALSGLSPYLHFGQISAQRCALEARKLRSSCPQAIDAFLEELIVRRELADNFCFYQLHYDSLQGAWEWARKTLLDHAADKREHTYSKEQLEKAQTADPLWNASQLEMVHYGKMHGFMRMYWAKKILEWTSGPEEALEISIYLNNKYELDGRDPSGYVGCMWSICGVHDQGWRERPVFGKIRYMNYAGCKRKFDVDGYIAHVKKLVGEMRKRKAEDLPSQNEKAPRCL, via the exons ATGGCTTCTGCAGCATCTCTAATGTCATTGCAACCGGGTCGAATTCGAACCCTCAAAGAAGGATCCAAAGCTGGTTTGGGAGCAGGTATGGGTCCTGTTGTGTACTGGATGTTCAGAGATCAACGGGTCAAAGATAATTGGGCTCTCATCCACGCTGTTCATCAGGCCAACAAGTCCAACGTCCCTGTTGCCGTTGTTTTTAATCTCTTCGATCAGTTTCTAGGCGCCAAGTCCCGCCATTTAGGGTTTATGCTCAGGGGCTTGCGCCGTGTCTCCGATCAACTGCACCAAACCCTTCAAATCCCCTTCTTCTTGCTTAGG GGAGAAGCAGAGGAAACAGTGCCAAAGTTTCTTAGTGAATGTGGAGCTTCTATGTTGGTGACAGACTTTTCACCCTTGCGGGAAGTGAGGAGGTGCAAAGAAGAGATTTGTAAGAAGGTGAATGAATCGCTTACCGTACATGAAGTGGATGCTCACAACATTGTGCCCCTATGGGTGGCCTCTGAGAAATTGGAGTATAGTGCTAAGACAATTAGGggaaagataaacaaaaagcTTTCTGAGTATCTGATTGATTTTCCTACCATTGAGCCTCAAACTAGGAAATGGACCATCACCAAGAATCACTCCGTTGACTGGGATGATCTCATTGCTGATATCTTAAG TAGGAAAGGAACAGAGGTTCCTGAGGTCAATTGGTGTGAGCCCGGGGAAGATGCTGCAATGGAAGTATTGATGGGAAGTAAAAATGGATTCTTGACTAAAAGGTTAAGAAATTATTCGGCAGATCGAAACAACCCTTGCAAACCCACTGCCCTTTCTGGTTTATCTCCCTATTTGCATTTTGGACAGATATCTGCTCAGCGATGTGCTTTGGAAGCTCGGAAGCTGCGCTCTTCATGTCCTCAG GCAATTGATGCTTTCTTGGAGGAGTTGATTGTTCGGCGAGAACTTGCTGATAACTTTTGCTTCTATCAACTGCATTATGATTCATTGCAAGGAGCCTGGGAGTGGGCTCGTAAGACCCTATTGGATCATGCCGCTGATAAGCGAGAACATACATATTC GAAGGAGCAATTGGAGAAGGCCCAAACTGCTGATCCT CTTTGGAATGCTTCTCAGTTGGAGATGGTTCACTATGGAAAGATGCATGGTTTTATGCG CATGTATTGGGCAAAGAAGATACTCGAATGGACAAGTGGACCTGAAGAAGCCCTTGAAATATCCATATATTTAAACAACAAG TATGAACTGGATGGGAGGGATCCTAGTGGTTATGTTGGTTGCATGTGGTCAATATGCGGGGTTCATGATCAG GGTTGGAGAGAGCGGCCTGTTTTCGGAAAAATTCGATATATGAACTATGCAGGCTGCAAAAGAAAATTTGACGTTGATGGATACATTGCACATGTCAAGAAATTAGTTGGCGAGATGCGGAAGAGAAAGGCTGAGGACTTGCCATCCCAAAATGAGAAAGCACCCCGTTGTTTATAG